One window of Bacillus alveayuensis genomic DNA carries:
- a CDS encoding hypothetical protein (product_source=Hypo-rule applied; superfamily=54160) encodes MSITIIDHQPVYDFKHDRVNQLSERLLNINWYHRVGMIDNRAKEKVEMFMDAFHISNYDVSWLEKEDINNCYEMISLQNSDLWEVLKVLPDQLKDKIDESGKGKLLEEIVYHLPEMVYHEVFKQAFQTFAKQETVRFFIGHSLYISLLACTWELISDLKGWEENPFAYLVDVLEMGHVPIGPNGQTFYLL; translated from the coding sequence ATGTCGATCACGATTATCGACCATCAACCGGTTTACGATTTTAAACATGATCGTGTCAACCAATTGTCAGAGCGATTGTTAAATATAAACTGGTACCATCGTGTAGGAATGATTGACAACAGGGCAAAGGAAAAAGTGGAAATGTTTATGGATGCTTTCCATATCTCGAATTACGATGTAAGTTGGCTTGAAAAAGAGGATATAAATAACTGTTATGAAATGATTTCGCTACAAAACAGCGATTTATGGGAAGTGTTGAAGGTTCTTCCGGACCAATTAAAAGATAAAATTGACGAATCTGGAAAAGGAAAATTGTTAGAGGAAATCGTTTATCACCTTCCTGAAATGGTATATCATGAAGTCTTTAAACAAGCATTTCAGACATTTGCGAAACAAGAGACCGTTCGGTTTTTCATTGGCCATAGCTTATATATTAGCTTATTGGCCTGTACATGGGAATTAATTTCAGATTTAAAAGGATGGGAAGAAAATCCATTTGCATATTTAGTCGACGTATTAGAAATGGGGCATGTTCCAATAGGTCCGAACGGTCAAACATTTTATCTATTGTAA